A window of the Salvelinus fontinalis isolate EN_2023a chromosome 26, ASM2944872v1, whole genome shotgun sequence genome harbors these coding sequences:
- the LOC129823603 gene encoding 40S ribosomal protein S8 — MGISRDNWHKRRKTGGKRKPYHKKRKYELGRPPANTKIGPRRIHTVRTRGGNKKYRALRVDVGNFSWGSECCTRKTRLIDVVYNASNNELVRTKTLVKNCIVLVDSLPYRQWYEAHFATPLGRKKGAKLTPEEEEVINKKRSKKIQKKFDERKKNCKISPLLEEQFMQGKLLACIASKPGQCGRVDGYVLEGKELEFYLRKIKAKKGK, encoded by the exons ATGG GTATCTCTAGGGACAACTGGCATAAACGCCGCAAGACCGGCGGCAAACGAAAGCCCTACCACAAGAAGAGGAAGTATGAGCTGGGTCGTCCTCCTGCTAACACCAAG ATTGGACCCCGTCGTATTCACACGGTGAGGACCCGCGGCGGCAACAAGAAGTACCGTGCCCTGAGGGTCGACGTGGGCAACTTCTCCTGGGGCTCTGAGT GCTGCACTCGTAAAACCAGGCTCATCGATGTGGTGTACAACGCCTCGAACAACGAGTTGGTGAGAACCAAGACGTTGGTGAAGAACTGCATCGTTCTCGTTGACAGCCTGCCTTACAGGCAGTGGTATGAGGCCCACTTCGCCACTCCTCTGGGACGCAAGAAGGGAGCCAAGCTG ActccagaggaggaggaggtgatcaACAAGAAGAGGTCGAAGAAGATTCAGAAGAAGTTTGACGAGCGCAAGAAGAACTGCAAGATCAGCCCTCTCCTGGAGGAACAGTTCATGCAGGGGAAGCTCCTCG CCTGCATTGCCTCcaagcccggccagtgcggcagGGTGGATGGTTACGTGTTGGAGGGCAAGGAGCTGGAGTTCTACCTGAGGAAGATCAAGGCGAAGAAGGGCAAATAG